The Aspergillus fumigatus Af293 chromosome 5, whole genome shotgun sequence nucleotide sequence TGGATCTAGTGTCCCAGACAACGTCATAACCCTGAGTGATGCCAGGTACCAAGGCGAAGGCGAGAGAATCGGCCGTTCAATGTCTGTTCCAGTTCCGGAGCATCACCCTGGTCCCATGCCCGTCGACCTGCCAACCCATCCGAGGTTCAACCCCCGTCTCCCGCGAAGCAGATCGACCAGCAGGAGCCGGAACATCGGTCACCGGCGAGAAAGTTCTCGAGAGCTGGGAGGCTCCGGGGGGTATCCTTACGGCTCTTCTCCAGTCACCGTCAGCATCGAGGAGACGATCGAAGATTCCGTGAGCCTGAAGGAGGCCGAGAATCCTCCAATCCTGCCAGAGCTGCAGCATCTGAACActccaccgcctcctccgcctcctgcTCCCCTTGGACCTGTCTCTCCACGCACATCTTCCGGAACTATAGACATTGCTATTGACAACGAGAACCTGGGCAAATTGCTCCCTCGAGCGATGACAGCAGCTCCGGCAATCACTACGGAAACGCGGCCTAGCATCGAGCGCAGGCGCACATCATTTGACCATCGACGAGGCAAGAGCGTCAACGAGAGCTTCACGAACAAGATTCGGAATCTAACGCGCATGCGCAGCAACAGCCGCGGACTAGACAATTGGACATCTTCCCGTGAGACGGGGGTCCCCTATGAAAGTGTACAAATGTCGGACGGCCGGATGTAACACAGTCACTTCTTTGACTTGTCATATTTTGCGTCATGTTTTGACTGCTGACTCCTATATACCATGATTTGCTTTATATCTCATTGGACCTATACTTCTCATGACTGATGACCTTTTCGATTATGCCCGTTCGTTAAACTCCGCCCCCAATATCTCCAATCTGCGATGACCGAGCCTGTTCTCTTTATCTCCAGTGATGATTGAATTGTTATACCCTTGCCTCTATTTCCGCCCGATAATTTCATGGTCACGCGGGTTACTTTGAGAGATTCATGTTTCCCTGTCTGGTTCATGACGTGCTCTAAAGACTTTCCGATTTCTGAGACTGTGCTCACCCACAAGGGCAAAGGAAAAGTTAATATCCTACTGTCTTATTCAAGCGAATTGCTGTATCCCCTTGAAACGTAGATCGATCTGTATCAATCCAGATGTGAGCCGACCGACCTCATAAACTTGAAGTCAGCGTGATTCACGGCTAGACGAGGAAAGGCCGGGGCATAGAAGGAAAAGAGTAGTTAATGTAACTCTGCTGATGTGGAATATTATGGTACATGTTAAGCTCGTCATGCGTTGCGGGAGGTCAATtccatcttccccatcccttcttctctctcccctcGGAGTCACCGGCGGCCATGTTTCTCTCGGCCTCTAGCAGGCGGTCAAATTCGGCCTGGGCCTGTTCGCGCTGTCGCCTCTCACTGTCTGGTGTTGAAGAGACCCCGCTCCATGCTGAGCCTGGGCCACTATCCTGTTCGCGCTGTTGCCTCTCATTGACGGACCGAGTCCACGCCGACCCTAGCCTGCTATCCTGTCCGGCCTGCTGTCTGATGCGATCCCAGGCACTTCCTTGCGAGTCCCCGCCTAATCGATACTCCGCCGCAACGGGACTCGCATCATCGCTCTCGAAGAAGTCCGTACCCTTGTTCTGATCGACAGAAGTAACACCACGCATCGCCTCTGTCGAGGACCTATCACCGTACAAGCGCCCCAGATTAGCAGGCTTATCCCACGACGCCGACGGAGCAGACTCCCGtgcagaggaagaagagtaaGAATCCAAAGACCCATACGGCCCAGCACCCTGGCCATACTCTTGGCTTTCAGCGTAACCCCCTCCCGCACTGGCACCCTGATCCATCCCAACCTCTACAGGCGGCAAGCCCTGCGCCCGCCgctccgccgcctccttgGCCGCTTTATTTCTCTCCACAACCCTCTGGATCTTCCGCTTGCGCACCTCCTCTGGATCCTTGTCGCGCATCTCCGCAAAGAACTGCTTTAGCCTTGGATCACCCATTGTCTCCTTCAGATCATGGAACATCCCCCACACACCCGTCACCACCGAACCCGCCGCCACCCAGAAGAGCCACCTAAACGATCCCCAAACCATCAACTGTCTGAAATTCGCCGGCTCAATCGTCGAGTACAGCTTCACAGCCGCAAGCACCTGCGCCGGCGACGGCTTCTGTCCCGGTTTCAAGCCGGGGGCAAGGTGCGCGACGACGCCTGAGTTGCGCACGCGCCAGTACAGGTACGC carries:
- a CDS encoding putative endo-1,3(4)-beta-glucanase, which translates into the protein MTKHNITQYPSDLLFSTLPSLAIPKFETPIGAKTAIALPSKMVLNDTSPQSESGTSSASSQNGSESYSSGYIPIPGYPLVLKTECLSRPDLFTLYFGFFGQSNWLHKNSAHVRDRIESCKVMINRLPTQEELDAFVYHGSKYIYHQRLGAPYSGAIGTAYLYWRVRNSGVVAHLAPGLKPGQKPSPAQVLAAVKLYSTIEPANFRQLMVWGSFRWLFWVAAGSVVTGVWGMFHDLKETMGDPRLKQFFAEMRDKDPEEVRKRKIQRVVERNKAAKEAAERRAQGLPPVEVGMDQGASAGGGYAESQEYGQGAGPYGSLDSYSSSSARESAPSASWDKPANLGRLYGDRSSTEAMRGVTSVDQNKGTDFFESDDASPVAAEYRLGGDSQGSAWDRIRQQAGQDSRLGSAWTRSVNERQQREQDSGPGSAWSGVSSTPDSERRQREQAQAEFDRLLEAERNMAAGDSEGREKKGWGRWN